A portion of the Symphalangus syndactylus isolate Jambi chromosome 13, NHGRI_mSymSyn1-v2.1_pri, whole genome shotgun sequence genome contains these proteins:
- the KLK4 gene encoding kallikrein-4 yields MATAGNPWGWFLGYLILGVTGSLVSGSGSQIINGEDCSPHSQPWQVALVMEDELFCSGVLVHPQWVLSAAHCFQNSYTIGLGLHSLEADQEPGSRMVEASHSVQHPEYNRPLLANDLMLIKLDESVSESDTIRNISIASQCPTAGNSCLVSGWGLLANGRMPTVLQCVNVSVVSEEVCSELYDPLYHPSMFCAGGGQDQKDSCNGDSGGPLICNGYLQGLVSFGKAPCGQVGVPGVYTNLCKFTEWIEKTVQAS; encoded by the exons ATGGCCACAGCAGGAAACCCCTGGGGCTGGTTCCTGGGGTACCTCATCCTTGGTGTCACAG GATCGCTAGTCTCTGGTAGCGGCAGCCAAATCATAAACGGTGAGGACTGCAGCCCGCACTCGCAGCCCTGGCAGGTGGCACTGGTCATGGAAGACGAATTGTTCTGCTCGGGCGTCCTGGTGCATCCGCAGTGGGTGCTGTCAGCCGCACACTGTTTCCAGAA CTCCTACACCATCGGGCTGGGCCTGCACAGTCTTGAGGCCGACCAAGAGCCAGGGAGCCGGATGGTGGAGGCCAGCCACTCCGTACAGCACCCAGAGTACAACAGACCCTTGCTCGCCAACGACCTCATGCTCATCAAGTTGGACGAATCCGTGTCCGAGTCTGACACCATCCGGAACATCAGCATTGCTTCGCAGTGCCCTACCGCGGGGAACTCTTGCCTGGTTTCTGGCTGGGGTCTGCTGGCAAACG GCAGAATGCCCACCGTGCTGCAGTGCGTGAACGTGTCGGTGGTGTCTGAGGAGGTCTGCAGTGAGCTCTATGACCCGCTGTACCACCCCAGCATGTTCTGCGCCGGCGGAGGGCAAGACCAGAAGGACTCCTGCAAC GGTGACTCTGGGGGGCCACTGATCTGCAACGGGTACTTGCAGGGCCTTGTGTCTTTCGGAAAAGCCCCGTGTGGCCAAGTTGGCGTGCCAGGTGTCTACACCAACCTCTGCAAATTCACTGAGTGGATAGAGAAAACTGTCCAGGCCAGTTAA